A section of the Lineus longissimus chromosome 1, tnLinLong1.2, whole genome shotgun sequence genome encodes:
- the LOC135495714 gene encoding annexin-B12-like isoform X1 produces the protein MSYPYGGPGFGQGAPGYPGGGYPAQGAYGSAMPPQSNAGGYPGAAPGYPATGGPGYPAAGGQGYPAPGGPGYPAPAPAPGMPTPGFDAPGGGMPMPGGSPYPASDPYGAPPPQQHMGFGGVAVAATAVSAFHGMPTPESASYSPSPYGAQPPAPAPGYPAAAPPPGPGMPTPSYGGPPAPGGYAPPPSHSPQPPYGSSPVPPPVQTPAYHTPVPQTQRGPSPQPPTSQMSGMSLSGGTSTAATSKAAPPKKLTQGTVTPAKGYSNADVEADAKILRKAMKGLGTDEKAIIDVLAHRTSAERQKIGQMFKTLYGKDLVKDLKSELGGHFEDVVVALMMPPDEYDAYECRRAMKGAGTDENALIEILCTRSNAEVRALKQAFRAVIGRDLEKDLISETSGHFKRLMVSMSNGARSEEPTVNQAKAAQDAKALYEAGEKKWGTDESKFNAVLASQSFQQLRAVFDEYEKISRKTIEQAIKSEMSGDLERGMLTIVKCVRNLPLYFAEALYNATKGLGTDDKTLIRVIVTRCEVDMVQIKQEFQKQYHKSLESFIKGDCSGHYKRVLIALVGGNPWVK, from the exons ATGAGTTATCCATATGGAGGTCCTGGGTTTGGACAAGGAGCACCAGGCTACCCAGGAGGAGGTTATCCTGCTCAGGGAGCATATGGATCAGCGATGCCACCACAATCCAATGCTGGTGGCTACCCTGGGGCAGCACCAGGCTACCCAGCTACTGGGGGACCAGGATACCCTGCAGCTGGAGGACAAGGCTACCCAGCCCCTGGTGGCCCTGGTTACCCAGCACCGGCACCAGCTCCAGGCATGCCAACCCCAGGATTTGAT GCCCCTGGAGGAGGGATGCCAATGCCAGGAGGCAGCCCTTACCCTGCCTCAGACCCTTATGGAGCCCCACCACCTCAGCAACATATGGGATTTGGA GGTGTAGCAGTTGCTGCTACTGCTGTCTCTGCTTTCCACGGCATGCCTACTCCCGAGTCAGCTAGCTATTCTCCCAGTCCATATGGCGCTCAGCCCCCG GCGCCAGCTCCAGGCTACCCTGCAGCAGCACCACCACCAGGGCCAGGGATGCCCACGCCCAGTTATGGGGGACCACCAGCCCCTGGAGGCTACGCCCCTCCTCCCTCCCACTCCCCACAGCCACCATACGGTAGCTCGCCAGTACCACCACCAGTTCAAACTCCAGCCTACCATACACCTGTACCTCAGACCCAACGGGGCCCATCACCACAACCCCCAACAAGTCAGATGAGTGGGATGTCATTAtcaggagggacgtcaacagcagCAACATCAAAGGCAGCTCCTCCCAAGAAATTG ACTCAAGGGACTGTTACCCCAGCAAAAGGTTACAGTAACGCTGATGTTGAGGCTGATGCCAAGATCCTCAGAAAAGCCATGAAGGGACTTGGAACAGACGAGAAAGCAATCATTGACGTCCTGGCACATCGTACAAGTGCTGAGAGGCAGAAGATAGGGCAGATGTTCAAGACGCTCTATGGGAAAGATTTAGTAAAGGATTTGAAGAGTGAATTGGGCGGCCATTTTGAGGATGTAGTTGTGGCGCTGATGATGCCACCAGATGAGTATGACGCCTACGAGTGTCGCCGAGCTATGAAG GGAGCTGGTACTGATGAAAATGCCCTGATCGAGATATTGTGTACTCGCTCTAATGCCGAGGTTCGTGCTTTAAAACAAGCTTTTAGAGCTG TGATTGGTAGAGATTTAGAAAAAGACCTCATATCTGAGACGTCAGGCCACTTCAAGCGCCTAATGGTGTCTATGTCAAAT GGGGCGAGATCTGAAGAGCCTACTGTGAACCAGGCAAAAGCAGCCCAAGATGCAAAAGCTTTATATGAAGCCGGCGAGAAGAAATGGGGGACAGACGAATCCAAGTTCAACGCCGTGCTTGCCTCGCAGAGTTTCCAACAGTTACGTGCAGTGTTTGATGAGTATGAAAAGATCTCGAGAAAGACCATTGAGCAGGCAATAAAAAGTGAGATGTCCGGTGATTTGGAAAGGGGCATGTTGACAATAG TGAAGTGTGTGAGAAACCTTCCCTTGTACTTTGCTGAGGCTCTTTACAATGCAACCAAG GGGTTGGGGACCGATGATAAGACCCTGATCCGTGTGATTGTGACAAGATGTGAGGTGGACATGGTGCAGATCAAACAGGAATTCCAGAAGCAATACCACAAGTCATTGGAATCCTTCATCAAA GGTGATTGTTCTGGCCATTACAAGCGAGTCCTGATTGCCCTTGTCGGAGGAAACCCATGGGTGAAGTAA
- the LOC135495714 gene encoding annexin-B12-like isoform X2 yields MSYPYGGPGFGQGAPGYPGGGYPAQGAYGSAMPPQSNAGGYPGAAPGYPATGGPGYPAAGGQGYPAPGGPGYPAPAPAPGMPTPGFDAPGGGMPMPGGSPYPASDPYGAPPPQQHMGFGGVAVAATAVSAFHGMPTPESASYSPSPYGAQPPAPAPGYPAAAPPPGPGMPTPSYGGPPAPGGYAPPPSHSPQPPYGSSPVPPPVQTPAYHTPVPQTQRGPSPQPPTSQMSGMSLSGGTSTAATSKAAPPKKLTQGTVTPAKGYSNADVEADAKILRKAMKGLGTDEKAIIDVLAHRTSAERQKIGQMFKTLYGKDLVKDLKSELGGHFEDVVVALMMPPDEYDAYECRRAMKGAGTDENALIEILCTRSNAEVRALKQAFRAVIGRDLEKDLISETSGHFKRLMVSMSNGARSEEPTVNQAKAAQDAKALYEAGEKKWGTDESKFNAVLASQSFQQLRAVFDEYEKISRKTIEQAIKSEMSGDLERGMLTIVKFVRNQPGYFAELLYKSMKGLGTDDKTLIRVIVTRCEVDMVQIKQEFQKQYHKSLESFIKGDCSGHYKRVLIALVGGNPWVK; encoded by the exons ATGAGTTATCCATATGGAGGTCCTGGGTTTGGACAAGGAGCACCAGGCTACCCAGGAGGAGGTTATCCTGCTCAGGGAGCATATGGATCAGCGATGCCACCACAATCCAATGCTGGTGGCTACCCTGGGGCAGCACCAGGCTACCCAGCTACTGGGGGACCAGGATACCCTGCAGCTGGAGGACAAGGCTACCCAGCCCCTGGTGGCCCTGGTTACCCAGCACCGGCACCAGCTCCAGGCATGCCAACCCCAGGATTTGAT GCCCCTGGAGGAGGGATGCCAATGCCAGGAGGCAGCCCTTACCCTGCCTCAGACCCTTATGGAGCCCCACCACCTCAGCAACATATGGGATTTGGA GGTGTAGCAGTTGCTGCTACTGCTGTCTCTGCTTTCCACGGCATGCCTACTCCCGAGTCAGCTAGCTATTCTCCCAGTCCATATGGCGCTCAGCCCCCG GCGCCAGCTCCAGGCTACCCTGCAGCAGCACCACCACCAGGGCCAGGGATGCCCACGCCCAGTTATGGGGGACCACCAGCCCCTGGAGGCTACGCCCCTCCTCCCTCCCACTCCCCACAGCCACCATACGGTAGCTCGCCAGTACCACCACCAGTTCAAACTCCAGCCTACCATACACCTGTACCTCAGACCCAACGGGGCCCATCACCACAACCCCCAACAAGTCAGATGAGTGGGATGTCATTAtcaggagggacgtcaacagcagCAACATCAAAGGCAGCTCCTCCCAAGAAATTG ACTCAAGGGACTGTTACCCCAGCAAAAGGTTACAGTAACGCTGATGTTGAGGCTGATGCCAAGATCCTCAGAAAAGCCATGAAGGGACTTGGAACAGACGAGAAAGCAATCATTGACGTCCTGGCACATCGTACAAGTGCTGAGAGGCAGAAGATAGGGCAGATGTTCAAGACGCTCTATGGGAAAGATTTAGTAAAGGATTTGAAGAGTGAATTGGGCGGCCATTTTGAGGATGTAGTTGTGGCGCTGATGATGCCACCAGATGAGTATGACGCCTACGAGTGTCGCCGAGCTATGAAG GGAGCTGGTACTGATGAAAATGCCCTGATCGAGATATTGTGTACTCGCTCTAATGCCGAGGTTCGTGCTTTAAAACAAGCTTTTAGAGCTG TGATTGGTAGAGATTTAGAAAAAGACCTCATATCTGAGACGTCAGGCCACTTCAAGCGCCTAATGGTGTCTATGTCAAAT GGGGCGAGATCTGAAGAGCCTACTGTGAACCAGGCAAAAGCAGCCCAAGATGCAAAAGCTTTATATGAAGCCGGCGAGAAGAAATGGGGGACAGACGAATCCAAGTTCAACGCCGTGCTTGCCTCGCAGAGTTTCCAACAGTTACGTGCAGTGTTTGATGAGTATGAAAAGATCTCGAGAAAGACCATTGAGCAGGCAATAAAAAGTGAGATGTCCGGTGATTTGGAAAGGGGCATGTTGACAATAG TTAAATTTGTGCGGAATCAGCCAGGTTACTTTGCTGAGTTACTGTATAAGTCGATGAAG GGGTTGGGGACCGATGATAAGACCCTGATCCGTGTGATTGTGACAAGATGTGAGGTGGACATGGTGCAGATCAAACAGGAATTCCAGAAGCAATACCACAAGTCATTGGAATCCTTCATCAAA GGTGATTGTTCTGGCCATTACAAGCGAGTCCTGATTGCCCTTGTCGGAGGAAACCCATGGGTGAAGTAA
- the LOC135495714 gene encoding annexin-B12-like isoform X5 produces the protein MFLLQGVAVAATAVSAFHGMPTPESASYSPSPYGAQPPAPAPGYPAAAPPPGPGMPTPSYGGPPAPGGYAPPPSHSPQPPYGSSPVPPPVQTPAYHTPVPQTQRGPSPQPPTSQMSGMSLSGGTSTAATSKAAPPKKLTQGTVTPAKGYSNADVEADAKILRKAMKGLGTDEKAIIDVLAHRTSAERQKIGQMFKTLYGKDLVKDLKSELGGHFEDVVVALMMPPDEYDAYECRRAMKGAGTDENALIEILCTRSNAEVRALKQAFRAVIGRDLEKDLISETSGHFKRLMVSMSNGARSEEPTVNQAKAAQDAKALYEAGEKKWGTDESKFNAVLASQSFQQLRAVFDEYEKISRKTIEQAIKSEMSGDLERGMLTIVKCVRNLPLYFAEALYNATKGLGTDDKTLIRVIVTRCEVDMVQIKQEFQKQYHKSLESFIKGDCSGHYKRVLIALVGGNPWVK, from the exons ATGTTTTTGTTACAGGGTGTAGCAGTTGCTGCTACTGCTGTCTCTGCTTTCCACGGCATGCCTACTCCCGAGTCAGCTAGCTATTCTCCCAGTCCATATGGCGCTCAGCCCCCG GCGCCAGCTCCAGGCTACCCTGCAGCAGCACCACCACCAGGGCCAGGGATGCCCACGCCCAGTTATGGGGGACCACCAGCCCCTGGAGGCTACGCCCCTCCTCCCTCCCACTCCCCACAGCCACCATACGGTAGCTCGCCAGTACCACCACCAGTTCAAACTCCAGCCTACCATACACCTGTACCTCAGACCCAACGGGGCCCATCACCACAACCCCCAACAAGTCAGATGAGTGGGATGTCATTAtcaggagggacgtcaacagcagCAACATCAAAGGCAGCTCCTCCCAAGAAATTG ACTCAAGGGACTGTTACCCCAGCAAAAGGTTACAGTAACGCTGATGTTGAGGCTGATGCCAAGATCCTCAGAAAAGCCATGAAGGGACTTGGAACAGACGAGAAAGCAATCATTGACGTCCTGGCACATCGTACAAGTGCTGAGAGGCAGAAGATAGGGCAGATGTTCAAGACGCTCTATGGGAAAGATTTAGTAAAGGATTTGAAGAGTGAATTGGGCGGCCATTTTGAGGATGTAGTTGTGGCGCTGATGATGCCACCAGATGAGTATGACGCCTACGAGTGTCGCCGAGCTATGAAG GGAGCTGGTACTGATGAAAATGCCCTGATCGAGATATTGTGTACTCGCTCTAATGCCGAGGTTCGTGCTTTAAAACAAGCTTTTAGAGCTG TGATTGGTAGAGATTTAGAAAAAGACCTCATATCTGAGACGTCAGGCCACTTCAAGCGCCTAATGGTGTCTATGTCAAAT GGGGCGAGATCTGAAGAGCCTACTGTGAACCAGGCAAAAGCAGCCCAAGATGCAAAAGCTTTATATGAAGCCGGCGAGAAGAAATGGGGGACAGACGAATCCAAGTTCAACGCCGTGCTTGCCTCGCAGAGTTTCCAACAGTTACGTGCAGTGTTTGATGAGTATGAAAAGATCTCGAGAAAGACCATTGAGCAGGCAATAAAAAGTGAGATGTCCGGTGATTTGGAAAGGGGCATGTTGACAATAG TGAAGTGTGTGAGAAACCTTCCCTTGTACTTTGCTGAGGCTCTTTACAATGCAACCAAG GGGTTGGGGACCGATGATAAGACCCTGATCCGTGTGATTGTGACAAGATGTGAGGTGGACATGGTGCAGATCAAACAGGAATTCCAGAAGCAATACCACAAGTCATTGGAATCCTTCATCAAA GGTGATTGTTCTGGCCATTACAAGCGAGTCCTGATTGCCCTTGTCGGAGGAAACCCATGGGTGAAGTAA
- the LOC135495714 gene encoding annexin A7-like isoform X4 produces the protein MSYPYGGPGFGQGAPGYPGGGYPAQGAYGSAMPPQSNAGGYPGAAPGYPATGGPGYPAAGGQGYPAPGGPGYPAPAPAPGMPTPGFDAPGGGMPMPGGSPYPASDPYGAPPPQQHMGFGGVAVAATAVSAFHGMPTPESASYSPSPYGAQPPAPAPGYPAAAPPPGPGMPTPSYGGPPAPGGYAPPPSHSPQPPYGSSPVPPPVQTPAYHTPVPQTQRGPSPQPPTSQMSGMSLSGGTSTAATSKAAPPKKLTQGTVTPAKGYSNADVEADAKILRKAMKGLGTDEKAIIDVLAHRTSAERQKIGQMFKTLYGKDLVKDLKSELGGHFEDVVVALMMPPDEYDAYECRRAMKGAGTDENALIEILCTRSNAEVRALKQAFRAVIGRDLEKDLISETSGHFKRLMVSMSNGARSEEPTVNQAKAAQDAKALYEAGEKKWGTDESKFNAVLASQSFQQLRAVFDEYEKISRKTIEQAIKSEMSGDLERGMLTIVKCVRNLPLYFAEALYNATKPAFGIECLELSI, from the exons ATGAGTTATCCATATGGAGGTCCTGGGTTTGGACAAGGAGCACCAGGCTACCCAGGAGGAGGTTATCCTGCTCAGGGAGCATATGGATCAGCGATGCCACCACAATCCAATGCTGGTGGCTACCCTGGGGCAGCACCAGGCTACCCAGCTACTGGGGGACCAGGATACCCTGCAGCTGGAGGACAAGGCTACCCAGCCCCTGGTGGCCCTGGTTACCCAGCACCGGCACCAGCTCCAGGCATGCCAACCCCAGGATTTGAT GCCCCTGGAGGAGGGATGCCAATGCCAGGAGGCAGCCCTTACCCTGCCTCAGACCCTTATGGAGCCCCACCACCTCAGCAACATATGGGATTTGGA GGTGTAGCAGTTGCTGCTACTGCTGTCTCTGCTTTCCACGGCATGCCTACTCCCGAGTCAGCTAGCTATTCTCCCAGTCCATATGGCGCTCAGCCCCCG GCGCCAGCTCCAGGCTACCCTGCAGCAGCACCACCACCAGGGCCAGGGATGCCCACGCCCAGTTATGGGGGACCACCAGCCCCTGGAGGCTACGCCCCTCCTCCCTCCCACTCCCCACAGCCACCATACGGTAGCTCGCCAGTACCACCACCAGTTCAAACTCCAGCCTACCATACACCTGTACCTCAGACCCAACGGGGCCCATCACCACAACCCCCAACAAGTCAGATGAGTGGGATGTCATTAtcaggagggacgtcaacagcagCAACATCAAAGGCAGCTCCTCCCAAGAAATTG ACTCAAGGGACTGTTACCCCAGCAAAAGGTTACAGTAACGCTGATGTTGAGGCTGATGCCAAGATCCTCAGAAAAGCCATGAAGGGACTTGGAACAGACGAGAAAGCAATCATTGACGTCCTGGCACATCGTACAAGTGCTGAGAGGCAGAAGATAGGGCAGATGTTCAAGACGCTCTATGGGAAAGATTTAGTAAAGGATTTGAAGAGTGAATTGGGCGGCCATTTTGAGGATGTAGTTGTGGCGCTGATGATGCCACCAGATGAGTATGACGCCTACGAGTGTCGCCGAGCTATGAAG GGAGCTGGTACTGATGAAAATGCCCTGATCGAGATATTGTGTACTCGCTCTAATGCCGAGGTTCGTGCTTTAAAACAAGCTTTTAGAGCTG TGATTGGTAGAGATTTAGAAAAAGACCTCATATCTGAGACGTCAGGCCACTTCAAGCGCCTAATGGTGTCTATGTCAAAT GGGGCGAGATCTGAAGAGCCTACTGTGAACCAGGCAAAAGCAGCCCAAGATGCAAAAGCTTTATATGAAGCCGGCGAGAAGAAATGGGGGACAGACGAATCCAAGTTCAACGCCGTGCTTGCCTCGCAGAGTTTCCAACAGTTACGTGCAGTGTTTGATGAGTATGAAAAGATCTCGAGAAAGACCATTGAGCAGGCAATAAAAAGTGAGATGTCCGGTGATTTGGAAAGGGGCATGTTGACAATAG TGAAGTGTGTGAGAAACCTTCCCTTGTACTTTGCTGAGGCTCTTTACAATGCAACCAAG CCCGCTTTTGGTATTGAGTGTTTAGAACTCTCCATCTAA
- the LOC135495714 gene encoding annexin-B12-like isoform X3, with amino-acid sequence MSYPYGGPGFGQGAPGYPGGGYPAQGAYGSAMPPQSNAGGYPGAAPGYPATGGPGYPAAGGQGYPAPGGPGYPAPAPAPGMPTPGFDAPGGGMPMPGGSPYPASDPYGAPPPQQHMGFGAPAPGYPAAAPPPGPGMPTPSYGGPPAPGGYAPPPSHSPQPPYGSSPVPPPVQTPAYHTPVPQTQRGPSPQPPTSQMSGMSLSGGTSTAATSKAAPPKKLTQGTVTPAKGYSNADVEADAKILRKAMKGLGTDEKAIIDVLAHRTSAERQKIGQMFKTLYGKDLVKDLKSELGGHFEDVVVALMMPPDEYDAYECRRAMKGAGTDENALIEILCTRSNAEVRALKQAFRAVIGRDLEKDLISETSGHFKRLMVSMSNGARSEEPTVNQAKAAQDAKALYEAGEKKWGTDESKFNAVLASQSFQQLRAVFDEYEKISRKTIEQAIKSEMSGDLERGMLTIVKCVRNLPLYFAEALYNATKGLGTDDKTLIRVIVTRCEVDMVQIKQEFQKQYHKSLESFIKGDCSGHYKRVLIALVGGNPWVK; translated from the exons ATGAGTTATCCATATGGAGGTCCTGGGTTTGGACAAGGAGCACCAGGCTACCCAGGAGGAGGTTATCCTGCTCAGGGAGCATATGGATCAGCGATGCCACCACAATCCAATGCTGGTGGCTACCCTGGGGCAGCACCAGGCTACCCAGCTACTGGGGGACCAGGATACCCTGCAGCTGGAGGACAAGGCTACCCAGCCCCTGGTGGCCCTGGTTACCCAGCACCGGCACCAGCTCCAGGCATGCCAACCCCAGGATTTGAT GCCCCTGGAGGAGGGATGCCAATGCCAGGAGGCAGCCCTTACCCTGCCTCAGACCCTTATGGAGCCCCACCACCTCAGCAACATATGGGATTTGGA GCGCCAGCTCCAGGCTACCCTGCAGCAGCACCACCACCAGGGCCAGGGATGCCCACGCCCAGTTATGGGGGACCACCAGCCCCTGGAGGCTACGCCCCTCCTCCCTCCCACTCCCCACAGCCACCATACGGTAGCTCGCCAGTACCACCACCAGTTCAAACTCCAGCCTACCATACACCTGTACCTCAGACCCAACGGGGCCCATCACCACAACCCCCAACAAGTCAGATGAGTGGGATGTCATTAtcaggagggacgtcaacagcagCAACATCAAAGGCAGCTCCTCCCAAGAAATTG ACTCAAGGGACTGTTACCCCAGCAAAAGGTTACAGTAACGCTGATGTTGAGGCTGATGCCAAGATCCTCAGAAAAGCCATGAAGGGACTTGGAACAGACGAGAAAGCAATCATTGACGTCCTGGCACATCGTACAAGTGCTGAGAGGCAGAAGATAGGGCAGATGTTCAAGACGCTCTATGGGAAAGATTTAGTAAAGGATTTGAAGAGTGAATTGGGCGGCCATTTTGAGGATGTAGTTGTGGCGCTGATGATGCCACCAGATGAGTATGACGCCTACGAGTGTCGCCGAGCTATGAAG GGAGCTGGTACTGATGAAAATGCCCTGATCGAGATATTGTGTACTCGCTCTAATGCCGAGGTTCGTGCTTTAAAACAAGCTTTTAGAGCTG TGATTGGTAGAGATTTAGAAAAAGACCTCATATCTGAGACGTCAGGCCACTTCAAGCGCCTAATGGTGTCTATGTCAAAT GGGGCGAGATCTGAAGAGCCTACTGTGAACCAGGCAAAAGCAGCCCAAGATGCAAAAGCTTTATATGAAGCCGGCGAGAAGAAATGGGGGACAGACGAATCCAAGTTCAACGCCGTGCTTGCCTCGCAGAGTTTCCAACAGTTACGTGCAGTGTTTGATGAGTATGAAAAGATCTCGAGAAAGACCATTGAGCAGGCAATAAAAAGTGAGATGTCCGGTGATTTGGAAAGGGGCATGTTGACAATAG TGAAGTGTGTGAGAAACCTTCCCTTGTACTTTGCTGAGGCTCTTTACAATGCAACCAAG GGGTTGGGGACCGATGATAAGACCCTGATCCGTGTGATTGTGACAAGATGTGAGGTGGACATGGTGCAGATCAAACAGGAATTCCAGAAGCAATACCACAAGTCATTGGAATCCTTCATCAAA GGTGATTGTTCTGGCCATTACAAGCGAGTCCTGATTGCCCTTGTCGGAGGAAACCCATGGGTGAAGTAA